The Bacteroidota bacterium genomic interval GCGCAGCAGTTAACGTTGACACCGACGGCACAATTCGTATCAGCTGAGCAACAGATGCCTCCCATAATCGACATACACAACGCAACAGTATATCGTGGCCGAACGCGCGTATTTGACGGACTCAGTCTCCGTATTGCACCCGGGCAGAATACAGCAATCCTCGGGCCGAATGGCGCCGGCAAATCAACATTGCTGCGCCTGCTCTCTCAGGAGCTTTTTCCCGTAAAATCAGCAGATAGCTACGTCAAGATACACGGCAAAACGCGCTGGAACGTGCGGACCCTGCGCCAGCATATGGGCATCGTTTCACACGATTTGCAGTTTTCTTACAAAGGGTGGGTGACCGGTTTTGATATCGTGCTTTCTGGTTTTGACGCCAGCATAGGCATCTGGCCGCACCAGCCTTTTACCGATGAACAACAGACGCGAGCGGATGAGGTGATTGAAGAGCTGGGTATTGTGTCGCTCAGAGACCGCCGGCTCGAAACCATGTCAACCGGCGAGCAGCGCCGGTTCTTGCTTGCCCGTGCGCTGGTACACAACCCCGACGTGCTGGTGCTCGACGAACCGACAAGCGGACTCGATCTCAAAGCCTGTTTTCAATACATCGACGTGATCCGCCAGCAAATGATATTGGGGAAAACGGTTGTCCTCGTCACCCACCACGTCCACGAAATCCCCCCTGAAATCAACCACCTCGTACTGATTCAGCAGGGCCGTGTGTTAGAAGAAGGCAACAAGGCCAATGTGCTGACAAATGCCGCGTTAAGCCAGCTCTTCGATACCCCGCTCTCCCTTGTGGCGTCAAACGGATTTTATCAAGTATTGCCGGGCTGATGTGAAATTGCGCTCCTTTTTCGTGGGTATGGGCTGGCTGTTACGTGTTTAAGAGTGTAGAAGCCGTCTGAAAACAATTCCCAATGGCCTGATGATCTTTTTTCGATATACTTTCCTCTCCCTGATTGCACTCATGTTATGCTTGCCAGCAACGGCACAGGAAAAGGTCTCCCGGACCGAAAAGCTTTTTCTCAATGCAACTTTGGGGGCGCAAGGGCTATATTTTGACGGGGCCGGGCTTGAAGAAAACGATCCAGGGGGTAGCATCAGCTTTCGCGCCGGCTGGGGATTTACAGAACTGTTTACGCTGTACCTGAGCCTTAATGGTGCACAAATGCACGGGGAGGGGAATCCGTTTGTGGAAGATGATTACGAGTGGG includes:
- a CDS encoding ATP-binding cassette domain-containing protein, with the translated sequence MPPIIDIHNATVYRGRTRVFDGLSLRIAPGQNTAILGPNGAGKSTLLRLLSQELFPVKSADSYVKIHGKTRWNVRTLRQHMGIVSHDLQFSYKGWVTGFDIVLSGFDASIGIWPHQPFTDEQQTRADEVIEELGIVSLRDRRLETMSTGEQRRFLLARALVHNPDVLVLDEPTSGLDLKACFQYIDVIRQQMILGKTVVLVTHHVHEIPPEINHLVLIQQGRVLEEGNKANVLTNAALSQLFDTPLSLVASNGFYQVLPG